A stretch of DNA from Streptomyces gobiensis:
TCGGTGAGGGCGTCGAGTGCGGCGGTGACCCTGGCCTTACGGCTCGGGAGGGGCGTATGCCGCCAGGACCGGTGCTGATCGAGGGCGGCCCGTACGGCCCGCCCGGCGGTGGCGGCGTCCAGCCGTGGCGGTCCCGCGATCGGGGTGCCGTCGACGGGCGTGGTGGCGAGCAGGGGGCTGCCGTCCAGCTGCCAGCGGTCGTCCCAGAGATTGCGGACGCGGTCGTCGCAGAAGGCTTCGGGTGCGAGGGCTACAGCGCGCTGCCAGGCGTCTGACCAGGCAGTGCCGGGCTTGAGGACGAGTTCAGGGGTGAGGGTTGGCCGTGCCATGTGTGTCTCCGCTCTCACGTGATTCAGGGGAATCTCAGTTGAGCCGGTCGAGAGGGCATCGTGCGGTGTCAGCGGGGTCGCTGCCAACCCCTACTTATCAGGCCTCCCTGGCCGTTCCCCTGGTACTCGCGGTACCAGCGGTGCGGGAGAATGAGGTCGGGACCGGCTGACGAGAGAGCGGGGAGCGCTTATGGGACGGGTCACTGAGCGGCGTCCCGTGACCCGGATCCGGGACGGGGCGGTCACCAGGCGCCCGGACACCCTGGTCGCCGAGGAGCCGCTGGAGATCCGGCTGAACGGCAAGCCGCTCGCGATCACGATGCGTACCCCGGGGGATGACTTCGCGCTGGCGGCGGGCTTTCTGGTCAGCGAGGGTGTGCTCGGCGCGGCTGAGGAGCTGGCGAGCATCGTCTACTGCGCCGGGGCCACGGGTGGGGGAGGCGCGAATACGTACAACGTCGTCGATGTGCGGCTCGCCGACGGGGTGCCGGTGCCGGATATCACCTTGGAGCGCAATGTCTATACGACGTCCTCCTGCGGCTTGTGCGGCAAGGCCAGCCTGGACGCCGTACGGACCACCGCCCGGTGGTCGCTCTGCGATGACTCGCCGGTTCCTCCGGTCCGTATCAGCAGTGAGGTGCTCTCGGCGCTGCCCGACCGGCTGCGGGCGGCGCAGCGGGTGTTTGACCGGACGGGGGGCCTGCACGCGGCGGGGCTGTTCACCGCCGGGGGCGAACTGCTGGACAGCCGGGAGGATGTAGGCCGCCACAACGCCGTTGACAAGCTGATCGGCCAGGCGCTGCGGCAGGGGCGGCTGCCGCTGTCGGACACCGTCCTGCTGGTCTCCGGACGGGCCTCCTTCGAGCTGGCGCAGAAGGCGGTGATGGCGGGCATTCCGGTGCTGGCGGCGGTCTCCGCGCCCTCGTCGCTCGCCGTCGACCTCGCCGCCGAGGCCGGGCTGACCCTGGTGGGCTTTCTGCGCGGGGCTTCGATGAATGTGTATACGGGCGAGCATCGCCTCGTCACCGTCACGGCCGGTCCGCGACTCTGACCAGGCCGTTGAAGACGCCGATGTACGCGCTGCCGTCCGGGCCGATGGTGATGGGCGCCCAGTTGTTGTCGTAGAGGGGGCCGGTGCCGGTGAGGCGTTTCCAGCGGGGCTCGCCGGTGCGGAAGTCCACGGCGGTCAGGTACCAGGCGTCGATGCCGAGGGCGTTGGGCTCTTTGGTGTAGAAGTACAACAGCCCATTGCCGGTGGAGAGTTTGGCGACCGTTGAGGGTGAGCGCACCGGGCTCTCCCAGACGGTGTCACAGCCGCTGCCGTCCGCGCGGATGTCGATACGGGCCGCCCCGCCGGTGACCGTCCTGCCGCCGATGAGTGTGGTGACGTTCGCATAGCCGTAGTTGTTCTCGACGATGAGGCTGTTGCCCCAGCCGATCAGGGAGTTGTCGGTGGTGGAGCGTCCGCTGTCGAAGACCGGGACCGCGCAGACCAGCTCACCGTCGCGCCGGTGGACGAGGACGTTCATCCGGTCGTCGGCGTTGTCGGTGATCGCCACATAGCCGTTGTCCTCATCGCCCAGGAGGGTGGGGGTGGTGCCTGAGCCCTGGTTGACCGAGCCTGGTTTGGCGGCGCTGCCGCGGTCGTAGCCGCGGCGCCAGATGATCTGTGGGGTGCCGTCGGTGGCCGCGCGCAGGCTGTAGAGCGCGTGGTCGGAGACGATCGAGAGGGCATCGGGTCCGGCCGTAAAGGAGTTCTGGATCTCCTCGCCGTCGAGGCGGATGGTGCGGACCACGCCGGTGTCCGGGTCGAGGTTGCCGATACGGCCGAGCCGGGTCACCCACCAGATCCGGCCGTCCCAGTCCGGCACGACGGAGGTGACCGGGTCGCACTCGCCGGTTGGGTCGAGGCTGGTCCAGCTGACGCAGCCGGCGGGGGCGTATGCGCCGAGGTCCCAGTCGTCGGTGACGGTGAAGCGCCACTGACCCTGTTCGTCCTGGTGGTGGGCGAGGCGCAGTAAGTGGTTCCGGGAGTCGGCGAGTACGAGGCGGTCCTTGTGGTCGAGATAGGCGTACGCGCCGCCCGAGGTATCCGTGAAGATCTTGGCGAGGTCCAGCCGGGTGATCGCTTCAATGGTGGAGGGGCGCTGGGCGAGTTGGTACTCGGCGAGGGTCCGTAAGGTCTTCGGGTCCAGCAGCTTCACCAGGAAGCCGGTGAAGGTGCCGCAGACGGTGATGATGCGCCCGGCGCGGTCGAAGGTGACGGTGGCGCACTCACCGCCGAGCGTGGCCATGGCCCGGCTGGTGACTTCCGGGTCCGCGCCCAGCGGCCCGGGATAGGGGTGGGTGTCGCTGGCCGCCGCGTCACCGTGCATGCCGTTGCTGCCGTTCGGTGCCAGATACGGGTGCTGGGGCGGCGGCGGCCCCGGCAGCGGGGCGGCCTCGGCGGGCGCTCCGGCGTAGCCGGGGACCAGCCGGTGGCCGGGCGTCTTCGGTACCGGGTCGGCCTGCACCGGGGCGAGAGTGGTCAGGAGGCTCACGGCCAGCAGGCCCAGCACCGATGAGCAGTTGAGCCGTGGATGACGCATCGGGGTCTCCTCTTCCGCTCGGTTGCCGGGCGGAAGGAGACCGTACGAAGGGGCGGCTCAGGAGTCCATGGGCGCCTCGGCCCGCTCCGCGCGGCGGCCCTGGCGGCGGGAGATGACCGCGCCGGCCATCAGCTGTATCTGGTGGAAGAGCATCAGCGGCAGCACGGCCAGCGAGGCCTGGGCGCCGAAGAGCACCGCGGCCATCGGCAGTCCGGCGGCGAGTGATTTCTTGGAGCCCGCGAAGACGATGGCGACCCGGTCCTCGCGGACAAAGCCGAGCTTCCGCGTGCCGTAGGCGGTGAGGGCCAGCATGGCGGCCAGCAGCAGGGCCTCGGTGCCGAACAGGCCGAGCAGCCGCCAGGGTGAGATCTGCTGCCAGATGCCCTCCGTCATGCCCTGGCTGAAGGCGGTGTAGACGACCAGCAGGATGGCTGTCCGGTCGACCGGGGACAGCGCCTTCCGGTGCCGGGTGATGAAGCCGCCGATCCAGCGGCGCAGCAGCTGTCCGGCGAGGAAGGGCGCCAGCAACTGGGTGGCGATGCTCAGCAGGCCCTCGGTGGAGAAGCCGGTGGTGGCGCCGATGAGCAGCCCGGCCAGCAGTGGGGTGAGCACCATGCCCAGCAGGCTGGAGTAGGTGCCCGCACAGATCGCGGCGGGCACATTGCCGCGGGCGATGGAGGTGAAGGCGATGGAGGACTGGATGGTGGAGGGCACGATGCACAGAAAGAGCAGCCCCATCCACAGCTCCTCGGTGAGCACATACGGGACCAGTCCCCGGGCGGCGAGGCCGAGCAGCGGGAAGATCACGAAGGTGCAGACCACGACCGTGAGGTGCAGCCGCCAGTGGCGGATTCCGTCCACGGCCTCGCGGGTGGAGAGCCGTGCGCCGTAGAGGAAGAAGAGCAGCCCGATCGCGATCTTTGAGGCGGTGCCGATGGCCGTCGCGGCGCTGCCGGTGGCGGGCAGCAGCGCGGCGAGTACGACCGTACCGATGAGCAGCGCGATAAAGGGGTCGAGGAACCGGACGATGCGGCGCATGATCCCTACTGAACCATGGCCGGGGTTCCGCACCCCGCCCGGGGAGGTCGCGTGCAGATATGAGTGGTGTGCCGCAACGACTCCCGGCGGGGACTGGCGATGTGCCGGTAATGCCCCGAGTGACCTGCGTTGACGCCCTTCCCGGCCGCCCTCCGGATCCGGTACCGTCGCGACGCTGTGTGTGTGCCATCGCACAGCACACCGAGGAGACCAGCAATTGCGCGAGTTCACCGTCCCAGCCCTGGTGACGGCGCCCCAGGTTGGAGGGCTGGCGGACGCCGTCTTCGACCATGCCGACGCGGATCCGTACCAGGTGTCGCTGGCCCGTAAGGACGCCGACGGACACTGGCGGGACGTCACCGCGGGTGAGTTCCGCGACCAGGTGCTGGCTCTCGCGAAGGGGCTGCTGGCCGAGGGCGTGCGGTTCGGCGACCGGGTGGCGATCATGTCGCGTACCCGTTACGAGTGGACTCTCTTCGACTTCGCGCTCTGGTCCATCGGGGCCCAGCCGGTGCCGGTCTATCCGACCTCCTCGGCCGAGCAGGTGTACTGGATGCTCCATGACGCGGAGGTCTCGGCGGCCATCGTGGAGCATGAGGACCACGCCATGACCGTCGGCTCGGTGATCGGCCGGCTGCCGCTGCTCAGAAAGCTGTGGCAGCTGGACTCGGGCGCCGAGGACGAGCTCCGGGCAGCCGGGGCGCGTATCGACACGGATGTGGTGCAGCGCCACCGGATGGCGCTGACCCCGGAGACCACGGCCACCATCATCTACACCTCCGGCACCATTGGCCGTCCCAAGGGGTGTGTGATCACGCACGCCAATTTTATGTCCGAGTGCGACAACATCGTCGAGAAGTACGAGCCGGTCTTCCACTCCAAGCCCGGGGACCAGGCGTCCACGCTGCTGTTTCTGCCGCTGGCCCATGTCTTCGGGCGCATGGTGGAGGTCGCGGCGGTGCGCGGCCGGGTGAAGCTGGGCCACCAGCCGGATATGACCGCTGCCGCGCTCCTGCCCGACTTCGCCGCCTTCCGGCCGAGCTTCATCCTGGCCGTGCCGTACCTCTTTGAGCGGATCTTCAACGCCGCACGCCGCAAAGCGGAGGCCGAGGGGAAGCTGGGCCCCTTCGACAAGGCCGTGGAGGTGGCGGTGCGCTACGCCGAGGCGGTCGAGCACCAGTCGTTCGGGACAGGCCGGGGACCGGGCGCTGTGCTGCGGATACAGCACCAGATCTT
This window harbors:
- a CDS encoding AMP-dependent synthetase/ligase; protein product: MREFTVPALVTAPQVGGLADAVFDHADADPYQVSLARKDADGHWRDVTAGEFRDQVLALAKGLLAEGVRFGDRVAIMSRTRYEWTLFDFALWSIGAQPVPVYPTSSAEQVYWMLHDAEVSAAIVEHEDHAMTVGSVIGRLPLLRKLWQLDSGAEDELRAAGARIDTDVVQRHRMALTPETTATIIYTSGTIGRPKGCVITHANFMSECDNIVEKYEPVFHSKPGDQASTLLFLPLAHVFGRMVEVAAVRGRVKLGHQPDMTAAALLPDFAAFRPSFILAVPYLFERIFNAARRKAEAEGKLGPFDKAVEVAVRYAEAVEHQSFGTGRGPGAVLRIQHQIFDKLVYGKLRDAMGGRCRHAMSGGSAMERRLGLFFDGAGMRIFEGYGLTESTAAAVANPPERTRFGTVGRPVPGTTVHVAEDGEIWLHGGQIFQGYHNHPKATDEALHDGWLATGDLGSLDEDGYLTITGRKKEILVTSGGKSVAPAQLENRVRAHPLVAQCVVVGNDRPYVAALVTLDPEAVAHWLSMRHKPELPPAELVRDADLEKEIRRAVVAANTQVSQAESIRTFRILGAQFTEEYGLLTPSLKLKRKAIEKAYAVEIEALYRT
- a CDS encoding bile acid:sodium symporter family protein, giving the protein MRRIVRFLDPFIALLIGTVVLAALLPATGSAATAIGTASKIAIGLLFFLYGARLSTREAVDGIRHWRLHLTVVVCTFVIFPLLGLAARGLVPYVLTEELWMGLLFLCIVPSTIQSSIAFTSIARGNVPAAICAGTYSSLLGMVLTPLLAGLLIGATTGFSTEGLLSIATQLLAPFLAGQLLRRWIGGFITRHRKALSPVDRTAILLVVYTAFSQGMTEGIWQQISPWRLLGLFGTEALLLAAMLALTAYGTRKLGFVREDRVAIVFAGSKKSLAAGLPMAAVLFGAQASLAVLPLMLFHQIQLMAGAVISRRQGRRAERAEAPMDS
- the fdhD gene encoding formate dehydrogenase accessory sulfurtransferase FdhD; its protein translation is MGRVTERRPVTRIRDGAVTRRPDTLVAEEPLEIRLNGKPLAITMRTPGDDFALAAGFLVSEGVLGAAEELASIVYCAGATGGGGANTYNVVDVRLADGVPVPDITLERNVYTTSSCGLCGKASLDAVRTTARWSLCDDSPVPPVRISSEVLSALPDRLRAAQRVFDRTGGLHAAGLFTAGGELLDSREDVGRHNAVDKLIGQALRQGRLPLSDTVLLVSGRASFELAQKAVMAGIPVLAAVSAPSSLAVDLAAEAGLTLVGFLRGASMNVYTGEHRLVTVTAGPRL